In Hyphomicrobiales bacterium, a single window of DNA contains:
- a CDS encoding ABC transporter permease: MSSSRRKAVEFVLDHLVWLLLAVVLIVFSLTVPNFAQVGIYANIIEQSTFVGVMAVGLAIVIIAGNMDLSVESVAALTAMATGILFCSHGIGIGYTFTPEWLVVPVSLVLSLAIGAVAGLINGFFTIRLKMNAFIVTLASYIWIRGLVVAVSGGRSAQDLAPPLRWLGIQTVLQVPMIAWIAIVVFVLFTFLLAKTPFGRHVMMIGGNQVATYRAGIKVDRLLMWTFVLAGAIAGLAGWLLAIRTSGATANLGTGMLFNAFAAVVIGGVSLKGGVGKLPGVYAGVLLLSSIHTAINLMGLPAHYTQVILGLLVLAAVLLDTVKHTIRQKYI; the protein is encoded by the coding sequence ATTTCATCGTCCCGACGCAAAGCCGTGGAATTTGTCCTTGATCACCTCGTGTGGCTGCTGCTCGCCGTGGTGCTCATCGTGTTTTCGCTCACGGTTCCCAATTTCGCGCAGGTCGGAATCTACGCGAACATCATCGAGCAATCGACCTTTGTGGGCGTCATGGCCGTGGGCCTCGCCATTGTGATCATTGCCGGCAACATGGACCTGTCGGTGGAATCCGTTGCCGCCCTCACCGCCATGGCAACCGGCATACTCTTTTGTTCGCACGGCATTGGGATCGGCTACACCTTCACGCCGGAATGGCTGGTGGTTCCGGTTTCCCTTGTGTTGTCGTTGGCGATCGGTGCCGTCGCCGGACTCATCAACGGCTTCTTCACGATCCGCCTAAAGATGAACGCCTTCATCGTGACGCTCGCCTCCTACATATGGATTCGCGGCCTCGTCGTGGCGGTGTCGGGGGGACGTTCCGCCCAGGACCTCGCACCACCCTTGCGCTGGCTCGGCATCCAGACAGTTCTGCAAGTGCCGATGATCGCCTGGATTGCCATCGTCGTCTTCGTGCTCTTCACGTTCCTGTTGGCCAAGACACCCTTCGGTCGACATGTGATGATGATTGGCGGAAACCAGGTCGCCACCTATCGTGCCGGCATCAAGGTGGACCGGCTGCTGATGTGGACCTTCGTGCTGGCTGGAGCAATTGCCGGACTGGCGGGGTGGCTTCTTGCCATCCGCACATCCGGGGCCACGGCAAACCTCGGCACCGGCATGCTCTTCAATGCCTTTGCCGCCGTCGTGATCGGCGGAGTCAGCCTCAAAGGCGGCGTCGGCAAACTGCCCGGTGTCTATGCGGGCGTGCTGCTGCTCTCCTCGATCCACACCGCCATCAACCTCATGGGTCTCCCTGCCCATTACACCCAGGTAATCCTCGGTCTTCTCGTTCTGGCCGCTGTTCTCCTCGATACCGTCAAACACACGATACGGCAGAAATACATATGA
- a CDS encoding SDR family oxidoreductase has protein sequence MNRRLTGKVALVIGGARGIGAGIAARFAEEGARVVIADMLSAEGAATSQELHGDFISVDVSRSEDCEAAVAHAEKLHGGLDILVQNAGIYPWTLIENTSPEEWDKVLAVNLKGTFLAARAALPALRRRGGGRMIFTSSITGPRVTSPGHGHYSASKAGINGFIKAAALEFSHDRITVNGIEPGNILTDGMKQHRSASFIRMMEEAVPLGRLGTPRDVANAALFLASDDADYITGTTIIVDGGQTLPEGKDFRLSPE, from the coding sequence ATGAACAGGCGATTGACAGGCAAGGTGGCGCTGGTGATCGGCGGCGCGCGGGGAATTGGTGCGGGAATCGCCGCCCGATTTGCGGAAGAGGGCGCACGGGTTGTGATCGCCGACATGCTCTCCGCCGAAGGCGCGGCAACCTCTCAGGAATTGCACGGCGATTTCATTTCCGTCGATGTCTCCCGTTCCGAAGATTGTGAAGCCGCCGTTGCCCATGCCGAGAAGCTCCATGGCGGGCTTGACATCCTGGTGCAGAATGCCGGCATCTATCCATGGACGCTGATCGAGAACACCTCCCCCGAAGAATGGGACAAGGTCCTCGCCGTGAACCTGAAGGGCACGTTCCTTGCCGCGCGTGCGGCTCTGCCGGCGTTGAGGCGGCGTGGTGGCGGACGCATGATCTTCACCTCATCGATCACGGGACCGCGCGTCACCAGTCCGGGCCACGGCCACTACTCCGCCTCGAAGGCGGGCATCAACGGGTTCATCAAGGCCGCTGCGCTTGAGTTTTCCCACGACCGCATCACAGTCAACGGCATTGAGCCAGGCAATATCCTGACGGACGGGATGAAGCAGCACCGCTCGGCCTCGTTCATCCGCATGATGGAGGAAGCGGTGCCGCTGGGCCGCCTCGGCACGCCCCGCGATGTGGCCAATGCCGCGCTGTTCCTTGCTTCCGATGATGCCGACTACATCACGGGTACGACCATCATCGTGGATGGCGGCCAGACCCTGCCGGAGGGCAAGGACTTCCGGCTTTCTCCGGAGTGA
- a CDS encoding alanine racemase — protein MGLLDHLILRPLPSRRIADLETPVPVIDIDVVERNVTRWQDRCNRLGLANRPHIKTHKLPGVAHYQLAMGAQGICVQKLGEAEVMAGAGITDMLLTFNVVGASKLSRLAGLMKRTAISVVADNSAMLDGLSGAATQAGRPLRVLVECDTGAGRNGVQSPEAAAALARIVDGTRGLSFAGLMTYAAVGQREATDAFLVKARDLCRDAGLRVDIITSGGTPDMWSDAGLSHLTEYRAGTYVYFDRSLVARGTCTYADCALHVLATVVSCPTPERAIIDAGTKALTSDLSGLEGYGVVADLGEARVYAANEEHGYLDTSHLAIKPKVGDLVSITPNHVCPVSNLFDEVVFVRRGEVLGAVRVEARGKVV, from the coding sequence ATGGGACTGCTTGACCACCTGATTTTGCGGCCTCTCCCCAGCCGCCGCATCGCCGACCTCGAAACGCCCGTACCCGTCATCGACATTGATGTTGTGGAGCGCAATGTCACGCGCTGGCAGGACCGCTGCAATCGCCTGGGTCTCGCCAACCGCCCGCACATCAAGACGCACAAGCTGCCAGGCGTCGCGCACTATCAACTTGCCATGGGCGCGCAAGGCATCTGCGTTCAGAAACTGGGTGAGGCCGAGGTCATGGCTGGTGCCGGCATCACCGACATGCTGCTCACCTTCAATGTCGTTGGCGCATCAAAGCTGTCCCGGCTCGCAGGGCTCATGAAGCGCACGGCGATTTCCGTAGTGGCCGACAACAGCGCCATGCTGGACGGACTGTCCGGCGCGGCCACGCAGGCGGGGCGGCCGCTGCGCGTGCTGGTGGAGTGCGACACCGGCGCGGGCCGCAATGGCGTCCAGTCCCCCGAGGCCGCCGCTGCCTTGGCGCGTATCGTCGACGGTACGCGCGGGCTCTCCTTCGCGGGCCTCATGACCTATGCCGCCGTGGGCCAGCGCGAGGCAACGGATGCGTTCCTGGTGAAGGCCCGCGATCTCTGCCGAGACGCCGGCCTGCGTGTGGATATCATCACCTCAGGCGGAACACCCGACATGTGGAGCGATGCCGGACTGTCCCATCTCACGGAATACCGCGCCGGCACCTATGTCTATTTCGACCGCTCGCTTGTGGCGCGCGGCACCTGCACCTACGCGGACTGCGCGCTGCATGTCCTGGCCACCGTGGTGAGTTGCCCGACGCCGGAGCGCGCCATCATCGACGCAGGCACCAAGGCGCTGACCAGTGATCTCTCAGGCCTTGAAGGTTACGGCGTGGTGGCGGACCTGGGCGAAGCGCGCGTCTATGCCGCAAACGAGGAACACGGCTATCTCGACACATCGCACCTCGCCATCAAGCCCAAGGTGGGTGATCTCGTCAGCATCACGCCCAATCACGTCTGCCCGGTGAGCAATCTCTTTGATGAAGTGGTGTTTGTCAGGCGCGGCGAAGTGCTCGGCGCGGTACGTGTGGAAGCGCGCGGCAAAGTAGTCTGA
- a CDS encoding tyrosine-type recombinase/integrase, translated as MRSGRVRQKISKSVVDAAAPETKRYTIWDMALPGFGLTVAPSGLKTFIVRYRAKHPHAPKRFVKLGRYGVLTPEEARRKATAVLGEVAQGRDPAYESAQASKAITFDATCDWYMEQHVRAKRKQGTAALYSHIIETKLKPQFGKRFLVSISRPEVAQFHYSLRRTPAMANRMLAVLAAIYNWASRTDLIDENINPARKIEKFKETAKDRYLSLEELGRLGRALREAEQAGFPYQYDRSKATAKHGAKPGDRNVHFSPFAIAAIKLLTLTGCRVGEVLQLKWHEVDLGRGMLHLADSKTGRKTVLLGTEAIRVLASLPRIAGSEYVIAGESDGRRVDLKRPWKAIQRHAALEGVRLHDLRHSFASIGVGASLGLPIVGKLLGHTQSRTTERYAHLANDPLRRASELISSEIASAMRSPVDTSDKLADAERVNQEVEDVTKKDA; from the coding sequence ATGCGAAGCGGCAGGGTCAGGCAGAAGATTTCAAAGTCAGTAGTAGATGCTGCGGCACCGGAAACGAAAAGGTACACCATTTGGGACATGGCTCTACCTGGCTTTGGCCTGACAGTAGCCCCCAGTGGTCTCAAGACATTTATCGTGCGCTACAGGGCGAAGCATCCGCACGCCCCGAAGCGGTTCGTGAAGCTGGGAAGATATGGCGTCCTGACACCAGAAGAAGCTCGACGAAAGGCGACGGCTGTTTTGGGAGAGGTCGCTCAAGGACGGGATCCAGCCTACGAGAGTGCGCAGGCCAGCAAGGCTATCACCTTTGATGCAACCTGTGACTGGTACATGGAGCAACATGTTCGAGCCAAGAGAAAGCAAGGAACCGCAGCTCTCTACAGCCACATCATAGAAACCAAACTAAAGCCGCAGTTCGGCAAACGTTTCTTGGTCAGTATCAGCCGTCCTGAAGTCGCCCAGTTTCACTATTCACTCCGCAGAACACCGGCGATGGCAAACCGGATGCTGGCAGTCTTAGCGGCGATCTACAACTGGGCAAGTCGGACGGACCTAATCGACGAGAATATCAATCCCGCGAGAAAGATAGAAAAGTTCAAGGAAACGGCCAAGGATCGCTACTTGTCGCTGGAGGAGCTTGGGCGTCTTGGCCGCGCCCTTCGAGAAGCAGAGCAGGCAGGGTTTCCATACCAGTATGATCGCAGCAAGGCCACCGCCAAACATGGAGCAAAGCCGGGCGACAGGAACGTTCACTTTTCTCCCTTTGCAATCGCTGCGATTAAGCTGCTGACTCTAACGGGATGCCGCGTCGGAGAGGTACTTCAGTTGAAATGGCACGAAGTCGATCTTGGCCGAGGAATGCTTCACCTCGCCGATTCCAAGACCGGGCGAAAGACGGTGCTCCTCGGCACCGAAGCAATTCGGGTGCTCGCGTCACTCCCACGAATAGCTGGTTCTGAATACGTGATAGCGGGCGAGAGTGACGGTCGGCGGGTGGACCTGAAGCGTCCATGGAAAGCAATACAAAGGCATGCCGCTCTTGAAGGGGTTAGGCTTCATGACCTTCGCCACTCATTTGCAAGTATTGGGGTGGGGGCCAGCCTCGGATTGCCGATCGTTGGCAAGTTGCTTGGCCACACTCAAAGCCGCACGACGGAACGCTACGCCCATCTGGCCAACGATCCCTTGCGAAGAGCTTCCGAACTGATCTCGTCTGAGATAGCTTCCGCCATGAGGTCCCCAGTCGATACCAGCGACAAGTTGGCAGACGCTGAGAGGGTCAATCAGGAAGTCGAAGATGTCACGAAGAAAGACGCTTAG
- a CDS encoding DUF4238 domain-containing protein: MSVTRDNHYVPQWYQEGFFQPGRNSLAYLDMSPGKINLPDGRTITQNSVWNSTPTSRAFVQKDLYSTFFGTAVNDEIERRLFGDVDTRGSRAVRAFLGTDMREWHERFQDFFEFLDIQKIRTPKGLDWLRSQYPALTQNDLMLEMQGIRMLHCTIWSQGVREIVSAEDSAVKFITSDHPVTVYNHAVAPADAGCTYPNDPGIELRGSQTLYPMDRNHCLILTNLEYAKDTDTDPLQKRTFARNYRNSLTRSDAVIRQRKLTEQEVCEINFIVKTRARRYVAGGRKDWLYPEQSIKRPWSELRGVLSPPNLELLMFGGEIFVGYDSGDVHYQDEFGRTEKPREFLFKESASKPLRPNEYCGCGRGRRFKDCCASKVESLRPTWKELSIRERNLMLYDAMVDVLGLDTGKSWTQIRRDLTDERIGEVYHLYEALWPLETDLLSLLPKPDGDARAVYTGSIHPSSIVHFALAASLYFGEVIVAHPFVHPGVIKKEMSPTANPKSYRQEFLKSVVLFVNAMPLVDLGLVNLVPDPCDFDYHLRQQMMRMAQTRAPKFDPKDDSGLRKLVDEDNRRGMMLMPDEALSRMIREINPDFDEQEVERVLAASVRMREDDPLAVLQEGSLDGGRDGGQISIFKLAPNFEMTMYLAQAMGACIITDSPFRWSEIEIAAQKPNRIATSGLTSLAADLERSIFHFPQDSMDVAAAAQKQIGVGYSGFFQDLFRYLRRVPEQGEKPNREAQLMSQFRRMHWSAEREFRKLDVPMKLGNILSAMPRGGIQNNTVNRLLLMSGSKSHSPSVPAAFFMKPVNYLLSARS, from the coding sequence GTGTCAGTAACGAGAGACAATCACTACGTCCCACAATGGTACCAAGAGGGCTTCTTCCAACCCGGCCGAAACTCGCTTGCTTATTTGGACATGTCTCCGGGCAAGATCAACTTACCCGATGGTCGAACAATAACTCAAAACAGCGTGTGGAACAGCACGCCGACTTCTCGGGCGTTTGTACAAAAAGACCTATATTCGACATTCTTCGGCACAGCAGTGAACGACGAAATTGAGCGTAGGCTGTTTGGTGACGTTGATACCCGAGGTTCTCGAGCCGTGCGGGCCTTTTTGGGTACGGACATGCGGGAATGGCATGAACGTTTCCAAGATTTCTTCGAGTTTCTCGACATTCAAAAGATTCGCACGCCAAAAGGCTTGGATTGGCTCAGGAGCCAATACCCTGCTCTCACCCAAAACGACCTCATGTTGGAGATGCAGGGTATTCGAATGCTCCACTGCACAATTTGGTCACAAGGAGTGCGGGAGATTGTGTCGGCCGAAGATTCGGCAGTCAAATTCATAACAAGTGATCACCCTGTAACTGTCTACAATCACGCAGTTGCGCCAGCCGACGCTGGGTGCACTTACCCGAATGATCCGGGAATAGAGTTGCGAGGGTCGCAGACCCTTTATCCAATGGACCGCAATCACTGCCTGATATTAACGAACCTAGAGTACGCCAAGGACACGGATACAGATCCGCTGCAGAAAAGAACATTTGCGCGAAACTACCGGAATTCCCTTACAAGATCCGATGCAGTCATTCGGCAGAGAAAACTAACTGAGCAAGAAGTTTGCGAGATTAACTTCATTGTGAAGACGCGAGCACGCAGATACGTAGCAGGAGGAAGGAAGGATTGGCTATATCCTGAGCAATCCATCAAACGACCGTGGAGTGAACTTCGCGGTGTCTTGTCCCCTCCCAATCTCGAACTTCTGATGTTTGGGGGCGAGATATTTGTTGGCTACGATAGTGGAGATGTCCACTACCAAGATGAATTTGGTAGAACTGAGAAGCCTCGTGAATTCTTGTTTAAGGAGTCCGCCAGCAAGCCGCTACGCCCAAATGAATACTGCGGGTGCGGCCGGGGTAGGCGATTCAAAGATTGCTGTGCTTCAAAAGTCGAATCCCTTCGGCCCACTTGGAAAGAACTAAGCATTCGGGAACGAAACCTGATGCTTTACGACGCGATGGTGGATGTATTGGGATTAGATACGGGAAAAAGTTGGACGCAAATTCGCCGGGACCTAACCGATGAAAGGATTGGAGAAGTTTACCACCTCTATGAAGCTCTATGGCCTCTAGAGACAGATCTGCTCTCACTCCTGCCCAAGCCTGATGGCGACGCTCGTGCAGTTTACACTGGGTCTATCCATCCGTCATCGATCGTACACTTCGCTTTGGCCGCTTCGCTTTATTTTGGTGAAGTCATTGTAGCGCATCCATTCGTCCATCCTGGTGTGATAAAGAAGGAGATGAGCCCGACCGCCAATCCAAAATCATATCGGCAAGAGTTCCTCAAATCCGTTGTGCTATTCGTGAACGCCATGCCGCTTGTAGACTTGGGCTTGGTCAATTTGGTACCGGACCCCTGCGACTTTGACTATCATCTTCGTCAGCAAATGATGCGAATGGCACAAACTCGCGCTCCGAAGTTTGATCCAAAGGACGACTCAGGTTTACGGAAGTTGGTAGACGAAGACAACCGTCGCGGCATGATGTTAATGCCCGACGAAGCTTTGAGCAGAATGATCCGCGAGATCAATCCTGACTTTGACGAGCAGGAGGTGGAGAGAGTCTTGGCGGCGAGCGTAAGAATGCGAGAGGATGACCCGCTTGCTGTTCTCCAAGAGGGTTCGCTGGATGGCGGAAGAGACGGTGGGCAGATCAGCATTTTCAAACTCGCACCCAACTTCGAGATGACGATGTACTTGGCGCAAGCCATGGGTGCCTGCATTATCACGGATAGTCCATTTAGGTGGAGTGAGATTGAGATCGCCGCCCAGAAACCGAATAGAATAGCCACTTCTGGCCTTACATCACTCGCCGCTGACCTCGAGAGGTCGATCTTCCACTTTCCGCAAGACTCGATGGACGTCGCTGCTGCCGCTCAGAAGCAGATTGGAGTTGGATATTCAGGCTTCTTCCAGGATCTTTTCAGATATCTCCGCAGAGTGCCTGAACAGGGAGAAAAGCCAAATCGAGAGGCGCAATTGATGTCCCAGTTCCGCCGAATGCATTGGTCAGCTGAGCGGGAATTTCGGAAGCTGGACGTTCCCATGAAGCTCGGAAACATTCTTTCCGCTATGCCACGAGGAGGTATCCAAAATAACACTGTCAATCGCCTACTATTGATGTCTGGCTCCAAGAGCCACTCTCCAAGTGTTCCCGCTGCGTTTTTCATGAAACCCGTCAATTATCTCTTGTCAGCGAGGAGTTGA
- a CDS encoding transposase — MSRHISGDKIVVVETRRRWSTDERHEALNDTLTASVSSVARKRGIAKSLLFRWRKESGLSGKRSGAKKSAPSFVPVALPAPALRAASSEPPSTHTPACGVIEIELSGGRRLRLSGPVDVEALQRVIAVLDGR; from the coding sequence ATGTCTAGACATATCTCTGGAGACAAGATCGTTGTCGTTGAGACGCGGCGGCGATGGTCAACTGACGAGCGCCACGAGGCACTGAACGATACACTGACGGCATCTGTATCCTCGGTGGCGCGCAAGCGTGGCATTGCAAAGAGCCTCCTGTTCCGCTGGCGGAAAGAGTCTGGACTATCTGGCAAGCGGAGTGGCGCAAAGAAGTCTGCACCGTCATTCGTGCCGGTGGCGCTGCCAGCGCCAGCATTGCGGGCAGCGTCATCTGAACCACCTTCGACGCATACTCCGGCGTGCGGGGTGATTGAGATTGAGCTTTCGGGAGGGCGGCGGCTTCGGCTGAGCGGGCCGGTGGATGTTGAGGCCTTGCAACGGGTGATCGCGGTTCTGGACGGGCGATGA
- the tnpB gene encoding IS66 family insertion sequence element accessory protein TnpB has protein sequence MRKGFDGLAVLVQEKLKADPFGGQLFVFRGRRGDLIKLIWHDGQGMCLFAKRLERGRFIWPATTGEAVTISAAQLGYLLEGIDWRAPLRTQRPELAG, from the coding sequence ATGAGGAAGGGCTTCGATGGGCTGGCGGTGCTGGTGCAGGAGAAGCTGAAGGCCGATCCATTCGGCGGACAGCTGTTTGTGTTCCGCGGCCGGCGCGGCGATCTCATCAAGCTGATTTGGCACGACGGTCAGGGCATGTGCCTGTTCGCCAAACGCCTGGAGCGCGGGCGGTTCATCTGGCCGGCAACGACGGGCGAGGCGGTGACGATCAGTGCGGCACAGCTTGGCTATCTTCTGGAGGGCATCGACTGGCGCGCACCGCTGCGCACCCAGCGGCCTGAGCTGGCGGGGTAA